The nucleotide sequence CCCGGGCGCGCTCGTCGGTGGGATAGAACTTGCCGGTCTTGCGGCCGAGATACTGCAGAATCGCCCCCGACTCGAACACCGAGATCGGCTTACCGCCCGGCCCGTCGGGATCCACGATCGCCGGAATGCGGTTGTTGGGCGAGATCGCCAGGAAGTCCGGCTTGAACTGTTCTCCCTTGGAAATGTTCACTGGAACAACGGCGTAGGGCAGCCCGCACTCCTCCAGCATGATGGAGATCTTCCAGCCATTCGGCGTCGGCCAGTAGTAAAGTTCGATAGGTGCGGGAGCAGCAGGCATATTGGACTCCGAGAGCCGGCGAACACGGCGTTGCGGGACCCTAGGATCAGTGGGCCTGCGCTGCAACGTCTCGCGCCGCAGAGGTCGGCTGCAGAAAGCAACGCCATGCTCTCAAAGCGGTTTCTTGAAACCGACGTGCGTCCTGGCAAATCCGAGTCGCGCGTAGAAGCGGTGGGCGTCGGTGCGCGCCGCGTTCGAGGTCAGCGCGACAGTCGCGGCACCGCGCGCCCGCGCCTCGGCTTCGGCGTGCGCGACCACGGCGGCGCCGATGCCACGCCCGCGCAGATCGGGCGCCACCTGCACCCCCTCGACGATGGCGCGGCAGGCGCCGCGGCCGGCGATGCCGCCGACGACGATGAGCTGGAAGGTGGCGACCACCCGGCCGTCCAGGCGCGCGACGAAAAGTTCGGTCGCGGACGACGCCGTGATGGCGTCGAACCCGGCCTTGTAGGCGTCAAGCGCGGCCGGATCGACGGTGTCACCGTGGCCGCCAAGCGGATCGGCGGCGAACATGGCGACGATGGCCGGCAAATCCTCCCGCCGGGCCGGCTCGATCACCAGCGCCTCGGCTTGCGTCCTCACATCGACCGTCACATTAAGCCTCCCAAACTCTCGCCGACCGCCCGAGCGGGCCGCCACGCGGCGCGGCGCCGGCGCGGGGCGACTCGCACCTGTGCCAGCGCAGACACCGCATAACCGCCGGACCCAACGGCGAAATGACGGCCGCAAAAGCCCGGCCTTGAGGCTACGCGAGCCCCGGTTACCGTAAGCTGAGCCATTGGAAAGCCATGAGAAAACTGCCCGGCCGCGGGAACGCTTGGCTCGGCCGCACGTTTCAGAGCAGGCCAACGGCCGCGTGCCCGCAGTCCCGATGACAATGGCCTCCTCCGCACATCGCGCGTGGCCAAAGCTGCTGTGGGATCGCGGCGCATTCCCACACCGACGACCGAAAGGACCAAGCCATGGGTCTGTTCTCCAAGGACATCAAGAGCCTCGACGACCTGTTCGTCCACGGCCTGCGCGACATCTATTATGCCGAAAAGCAGATTACCCAAGCGCTGCCGAAAATGATCTCCAAGGCGTCCGATCCCGAGCTGAAGCGGGGCTTCGAGACCCACCTGCGCGAAACCGAGGGCCACGTCGAGCGGCTGGAGAAGGTATTCCAGATGCACGGCGTCACGCCGAGCCAGATCGACTGCCCGGCGATCGACGGCATCCTCGAGGAGGGCGACGAGATTTCCAGCGACATCGGCGACACCGATGTGATGGACGCCGCCCTGATCGCCGCCGCCCAGGCGGTCGAGCACTACGAGATCACCCGCTACGGCTCGCTGGTTGCGTGGGCCAAGCAGCTCGGCCGCGGCGACTGCGCTGCCGTGCTGCAGCAAACCCTCGACGAGGAGAAGGCGACCGACCGCAAGCTCACCGCCGCGGCGGAAAGCAAGATCAACCTCCGCGCCGTCAGCTAACGCACCGAATCGGCCGGGCTCGGTGCCATCTCACCGGCGATCGAGCTCCGATCAAAACGCCGCCACGGCAGGGCTTCGGACCGGCCGTGGTGGCGACGCGTTCACGATCGATCAGCTCGCCGGCTCGGCCAGCGCCCGGCCGTAGAGGATCATGCACGGCCCGGACGGCCGTTCCGCCGCCAGCCGCGCCGCCAGCTCGGCGATGGTGCCGCGCATCACTGTGGTGGCGGGGGTACCCAGGCTCTCGATCACCGCAGCCGGCGTGTCCGCCGCCATGCCGTGGGCGATGAGCTTCTCGACCAGTTCGGCGAAGGTGCCCTTGCCCA is from Blastochloris viridis and encodes:
- a CDS encoding GNAT family N-acetyltransferase produces the protein MFAADPLGGHGDTVDPAALDAYKAGFDAITASSATELFVARLDGRVVATFQLIVVGGIAGRGACRAIVEGVQVAPDLRGRGIGAAVVAHAEAEARARGAATVALTSNAARTDAHRFYARLGFARTHVGFKKPL
- a CDS encoding ferritin-like domain-containing protein; this translates as MGLFSKDIKSLDDLFVHGLRDIYYAEKQITQALPKMISKASDPELKRGFETHLRETEGHVERLEKVFQMHGVTPSQIDCPAIDGILEEGDEISSDIGDTDVMDAALIAAAQAVEHYEITRYGSLVAWAKQLGRGDCAAVLQQTLDEEKATDRKLTAAAESKINLRAVS